One part of the Chryseobacterium sp. 7 genome encodes these proteins:
- a CDS encoding bacteriocin-like protein codes for MKNLKKIKRNELKSISGGASKCYDLRDSPVDPCEELNNLGTGCYRFNNCIMACTLGPCL; via the coding sequence ATGAAAAATTTAAAGAAAATCAAAAGAAATGAATTAAAAAGTATTTCTGGTGGGGCGTCTAAATGTTATGATCTTAGAGATTCACCTGTAGATCCTTGTGAAGAGCTTAATAATCTGGGTACAGGCTGTTACAGATTCAACAACTGTATAATGGCATGTACACTAGGTCCATGTTTATAA